Proteins encoded within one genomic window of Eurosta solidaginis isolate ZX-2024a chromosome 1, ASM4086904v1, whole genome shotgun sequence:
- the LOC137237322 gene encoding phenoloxidase 2-like — MADKSNLLLLFDRPTEPVFMEKGHASVFDVPDKFLIERYQPIGNEVQNRFGEKAEQRIPVRDIAIPDLRIPMSLPRDAQFSLFIPAHRRIAGRLIDIFMGLRSIDDLQSVAVYARDRLNPYLFNYALSVALLHRRDTKGLDLPSFAQNFPDKFVDSQVFRKVREEVTVVPEGSRMPITIPRDYTASDLDPEHRLWYFREDLGINLHHWHWHLVYPFEAGDRAIVNKDRRGELFYYMHQQVVARYNMERFSNNLARVVRFNNFRETIQEGYFPKMDSLVSSRAWPPRFDDTKLSDLNRELDQINLDVADLERWRDRIFEAISQGFATDESGNRVQLDAVRGIDVLGNMIESSILSPNRSLYGDFHNMGHVFISYSHDPQHRHLESFGVMGDSATAMRDPVFYRWHAYIDDIFQEHKSRIPPYTLPELSYEGVSITGVQVSAEGGRPNVLNTFWQQSDVDLSRGMDFVPRGSVFARFTHLQHIPFTYTININNDGGAQRFGTVRIFLGPKTDERGQGMLFKDQRLMMIELDKFVVSLNPGPNTIRRRSTESSVTIPFERTFRNLDFNRPAAGSPNELEFNFCGCGWPNHMLIPKGLPEGLGCELFVMVSNYDQDRIEQQLVGSCSDAASYCGVRDRLYPDRRPMGFPFDRLSRAGADRLINFLTPNMSIVDVDVRHENRVLPRSV; from the exons ATGGCTGATAAAAGTAATTTGCTGTTACTCTTCGATCGTCCTACCGAGCCTGTTTTCATGGAGAAAGGACATGCGTCTGTATTCGATGTGCCTGACAAATTTCTCATCGAACGATATCAACCCATCGGTAATGAAGTGCAAAACCGTTTTGGCGAAAAAGCAGAACAACGTATTCCTGTTCGTGATATAGCCATTCCAGATCTTCGCATACCCATGTCACTACCTAGAGATGCTCAATTTTCACTTTTCATACCGGCTCATCGTCGTATTGCAGGACGTTTGATTGATATCTTCATGGGCTTACGTTCCATTGATGATCTACAGAGTGTGGCTGTGTATGCTCGCGATCGGCTGAATCCCTACTTGTTCAATTATGCACTTTCAGTAGCATTGCTGCATCGACGAGATACTAAAGGACTTGATCTGCCATCGTTTGCACAAAACTTTCCCGACAAATTTGTGGACTCGCAAGTCTTCCGCAAAGTACGCGAAGAAGTTACAGTGGTTCCGGAAGGCTCACGTATGCCAATAACTATTCCACGCGATTATACTGCTTCTGATCTGGATCCTGAACATCGTTTATGGTATTTCCGAGAAGATCTTGGTATTAATCTTCACCATTGGCATTGGCATTTGGTGTATCCCTTTGAAGCTGGTGACCGGGCTATTGTGAACAAGGATCGCCGTGgtgaattattttattatatgcaTCAACAAGTGGTCGCCCGGTATAATATGGAACGTTTTAGTAACAACTTGGCTAGAGTTGTTCGGTTTAATAATTTTCGTGAAACCATTCAGGAAGGCTACTTCcctaaaatggactcgttggtaTCGAGTCGTGCTTGGCCTCCACGATTCGATGATACAAAACTATCAGATTTAAATCGAGAGTTGGATCAAATTAATCTGGATGTGGCGGATTTAGAACGATGGAGGGATCGCATCTTTGAAGCCATATCGCAAGGCTTTGCGACTGAT gaaAGTGGTAATCGTGTTCAACTAGATGCAGTGCGCGGCATAGATGTTTTGGGAAACATGATTGAGTCTTCCATTCTTTCCCCAAACAGAAGCTTATACGGTGATTTCCATAATATGGGACATGTATTCATTTCATACTCTCATGATCCTCAACATCGTCATTTAGAGTCTTTTGGTGTAATGGGTGACTCAGCTACTGCCATGCGTGATCCTGTTTTCTACAGATGGCATGCGTACATTGATGATATATTTCAGGAGCACAAGAGTCGTATCCCACCATACACTTTGCCGGAGCTAAGTTATGAAGGTGTTTCTATAACTGGTGTACAAGTGAGTGCCGAAGGCGGACGCCCGAACGTTCTTAATACCTTCTGGCAACAATCAGATGTAGATCTGTCGCGTGGAATGGACTTTGTGCCACGTGGCAGTGTGTTTGCTCGATTCACCCATCTCCAACATATACCATTCACATACACTATCAACATCAATAACGATGGCGGTGCCCAACGATTTGGTACCGTGCGTATCTTTTTAGGGCCAAAAACAGACGAACGTGGACAAGGAATGCTATTTAAAGATCAACGTTTGATGATGATTGAATTGGACAAGTTCGTAGTGTCTC TAAATCCGGGACCAAACACCATTCGACGCCGTTCCACTGAGTCCAGTGTGACAATCCCATTCGAACGCACCTTCCGCAATTTGGATTTCAATCGCCCAGCAGCAGGTAGTCCTAATGAATTAGAGTTCAACTTCTGCGGCTGTGGATGGCCAAATCATATGCTAATTCCGAAAGGCTTGCCTGAAGGTCTTGGCTGTGAATTGTTTGTTATGGTGTCCAACTATGATCAAGATAGG ATTGAACAACAATTGGTGGGTAGCTGCAGTGACGCGGCATCTTATTGTGGGGTGCGCGATCGTCTTTATCCTGACCGTCGTCCCATGGGATTCCCATTCGATCGTCTTTCTAGGGCAGGAGCAGACCGGCTTATTAATTTCTTGACTCCAAATATGAGTATCGTTGATGTGGATGTACGTCACGAAAATCGCGTGTTACCAAGAAGTGTCTAA